One region of Drosophila subobscura isolate 14011-0131.10 chromosome J, UCBerk_Dsub_1.0, whole genome shotgun sequence genomic DNA includes:
- the LOC117892993 gene encoding neurotactin, with protein MGELEEKETPPTETTTAQQETLEEPKETDKMLDTTKKTEKTPSPQSSKPATPNAGKKSPVGDKKTEEKGHEIIDIPEEKEKPQPVEGSGVAEEKKISKEEREVKPKKIPIGGLKLPGFFMKNKPKAEGDGAEGELLEKDAEDKDKEAAALNGDAAAAAAAGAEAKPRPGLGQRLRSFFVRKPSAEKEKKALVNGDADAKSEATAEAAAVEDAAVEPPPKRGLLNAIKLPIANMIPKQRKNGDDVEMGLGGKAGLASMETLDDSLKDQDTVDRAPVKNANGTDDIKSELKDEKLAAEQKLAAEEDERDRPVSLLQRLRGYKCSVDDALIAFGILLFVLLLAVIGYVLTHETLTSPPLREGRYILAVTGCGPVEGVKEDGAFAFRGIPYAKAPVDELRWRPAQLIDSIDGCWNDTLQTHNSSVVCTQRLGNGTTVGDEDCLFLDVVTPHVRYTNPLPVVVLIGAESLAGPSPGILRPSARYSRSHDVIFVRPNFRLGIFGFLALDALTKEAHPRTSGNYALTDIIAVLKWIQLNIVNFGGDPKSVTLLGHRAGATLVSALVSSPKLKDLYTRAWSSSGSAIFPGKPLAEAEKLNQQLMVTLDCSDVECLRDASSEKLWAATPDTWLHFPQDLPQPQEINSGSRHEWLVLDGDVLFQHPSESWKRDQATEQPLLVVGATAHEAHTEKLRELHANWTKEEVREYLQNSQIGALGLTDEVIERYNATNYAALVSIITDIRTVCPLLTNARLQPSVPFYVVTQGEGEDQLATVDADVQAILGRYEPHTVEQRRYVSAMQQLFYYYVSHGTVQSFEPRRRVINVGQDAQPQEDYEHCNYWISKDIVPRYARID; from the exons ATGGGTGAACTCGAGGAGAAGGAAACGCCGCCAACGGAGACAACGACCGCGCAGCAGGAGACGCTGGAGGAGCCCAAGGAGACGGACAAGATGCTGGACACCACCAAGAAGACCGAAAAGACGCCCAGTCCGCAGTCATCGAAGCCAGCCACCCCGAATGCGGGCAAGAAGTCCCCAGTGGGTGACAAAAAAACTGAAGAGAAGGGACATGAGATCATAGACATACccgaggagaaggagaagccacAGCCGGTGGAGGGCAGCGGTGTGGCTGAGGAGAAGAAAATCAGCAAGGAAGAGCGCGAGGTGAAGCCCAAGAAGATACCGATTGGTGGGCTCAAGCTGCCAGGTTTCTTTATGAAGAACAAACCCAAGGCAGAGGGCGACGGTGCCGAGGGGGAGCTGCTCGAGAAGGATGCCGAAGACAAGGACAAAGAGGCGGCAGCTCTCAATGGagatgccgcagcagcagctgcggcgggAGCAGAGGCCAAGCCGCGTCCTGGCTTGGGTCAGCGCCTGCGCAGCTTCTTTGTGCGCAAACCCAGCGccgaaaaggagaagaaagcGCTCGTCAATGGAGATGCGGATGCCAAGTCGG AAGCCACTGCTGAGGCTGCCGCTGTGGAGGACGCTGCCGTGGAGCCGCCACCAAAGCGTGGACTCTTGAATGCCATCAAACTGCCCATTGCGAACATGATCCCCAAGCAGCGCAAGAACGGCGACGATGTGGAGATGGGTCTGGGCGGCAAGGCGGGACTCGCATCCATGGAAACGCTCGATGATTCACTCAAGGATCAGGACACTGTGGACCGTGCGCCCGTGAAGAATGCCAATGGCACGGATGACATCAAAAGTGAACTGAAGGATGAGAAACTGGCTGCCGAACAGAAGCTGGCCGCCGAAGAGGATGAACGCGATCGTCCagtgtcgctgctgcagcgccttcGTGGCTACAAGTGCAGCGTGGATGATGCTTTGATTGCCTTCGGGATACTCCTCTTTGTGCTGCTCCTGGCGGTGATTGGCTATGTGCTGACGCACGAGACTTTGACCTCGCCGCCGCTGCGCGAAGGTCGCTACATTCTGGCGGTCACCGGCTGCGGACCCGTGGAGGGTGTCAAGGAGGATGGCGCCTTTGCCTTCCGCGGCATTCCGTATGCCAAGGCACCCGTGGATGAGCTACGCTGGCGCCCGGCACAGCTGATTGACAGCATCGATGGCTGCTGGAATGACACGCTGCAGACGCACAACAGCAGCGTCGTGTGCACTCAGCGACTGGGCAATGGCACCACTGTCGGTGATGAGGATTGCCTCTTCCTGGATGTCGTGACGCCCCACGTGCGCTACACGAACCCACTGCCCGTGGTGGTGCTCATTGGCGCCGAGTCGCTGGCGGGCCCATCGCCGGGCATACTGCGTCCCTCGGCTCGCTACTCGCGCTCCCATGATGTGATCTTTGTGCGGCCGAATTTCCGTTTGGGCATCTTTGGTTTCCTCGCTCTGGACGCGCTCACCAAGGAGGCGCACCCAAGAACCTCCGGCAACTATGCGCTGACGGATATCATTGCTGTCCTGAAGTGGATTCAATTGAATATCGTTAATTTCGGCGGAGATCCCAAGTCGGTGACGCTGTTGGGACATCGTGCAGGCGCCACTCTGGTCTCGGCGCTGGTCAGCTCCCCCAAGCTGAAGGATTTGTACACACGCGCCTGGTCCTCCTCCGGCTCGGCCATATTCCCCGGCAAACCCCTGGCCGAGGCGGAGAAGCTCAATCAGCAGCTGATGGTCACCTTGGACTGCAGCGATGTGGAGTGCCTGCGCGATGCTTCCAGCGAGAAGCTGTGGGCCGCCACACCCGACACTTGGCTGCACTTCCCGCAGGatctgccacagccgcaggaGATCAACAGCGGCAGCCGACACGAGTGGTTGGTGCTGGATGGGGATGTGCTCTTCCAGCATCCCTCAGAGTCGTGGAAGCGCGATCAGGCCACcgagcagccgctgctggttGTGGGCGCCACCGCCCACGAGGCGCACACCGAGAAGCTGAGGGAGCTGCACGCCAACTGGACGAAGGAGGAGGTGCGCGAGTACTTGCAAAATTCACAAATTGGCGCCCTGGGCCTCACCGATGAGGTGATCGAACGCTACAACGCCACCAACTATGCCGCTCTGGTGTCCATCATCACGGACATACGCACCGTCTGCCCGCTGCTCACGAATGCCCGCCTCCAGCCGAGTGTGCCCTTCTATGTGGTCACccagggcgagggcgaggacCAGCTGGCGACAGTGGATGCCGATGTGCAGGCCATACTGGGACGCTACGAGCCGCACACCGTGGAGCAGCGTCGCTATGTGTCGGCCATGCAGCAGCTCTTCTACTACTATGTGTCCCATGGCACGGTGCAGTCGTTTGAGCCGCGTCGCAGGGTCATCAATGTGGGGCAAGATGCACAGCCGCAGGAGGACTACGAGCATTGCAATTACTGGATTAGCAAGGATATAGTGCCGCGCTATGCGCGCATCGATTGA
- the LOC117892994 gene encoding E3 ubiquitin-protein ligase RFWD3 yields MSSEPESDDSWGPEADTDDELNTDVDVEYSEESQESLQPVVRRQNFQRIVTQDNGHVSPETAMFHGFDANLEPLEPLEELLPPELLALAEVPDEPEPQQVAASADAANDVETLEAELQALEGNEEPQQQPPSPPTNSHRAPAQGNVIDLDTPSPPKKRKRLSAADTSLKKSPESTKAPAPPPEDEDDGLTCPICLDSWEMSGEHRLVSLRCGHLFGEACIRRWLGESQKQSSVKVCPQCKTKATYKDIRHLYAKRILVVDTELRDQLEEERRRNHILTTELSAIKLAHYVTADKLLQTTKKYNQLVSMTEGTGGRGAYSLLSGATKKRVPLQQLPMHRLYMEKNFEITRDPGCRVLHFSGRHSLLMASQKSGQSLFPGYGVRFIDPLTFQPLQFLYTTPMMVRNIAFSDTKQLLAVSSRESKIKLFDVRTKLQSCMVTANDKKLWACALDRNDRDNMLYGGDLRGGVYIYDVRFPDNILSQFQADENFSPVIHIEAVPPNKTFHNGGFLVCQLSALTFYEFCTPGEVAQPTRLNVDGPFLSMQYDYVQDTLLISARCNPSSPNSRFVLGQLDKIDNIPVLRVRVTIYGPPATPIMTRPTQLGVEDNTLIVGYLQESKQLMLHDVRREERVQTMPVNEVIYDFCPVSNNNGSYLAALTDNKCRVYKLNSTG; encoded by the exons ATGAGTAGTGAACCGGAAAGTGACGACAGTTGGGGACCAGAGGCCGATACCGACGACGAACTCAACACAGATGTTGATGTAGAGTACTCGGAGGAGAGTCAAGAGTCGCTGCAGCCCGTTGTACGACGCCAAAACTTTCAGCGAATTGTCACACAAGACAATGGCCATGTTTCGCCCGAAACGGCCATGTTTCACGGGTTTGACGCTAATCTGGAACCACTGGAGCCACTCGAGGAGCTTCTTCCGCCAGAACTGCTGGCATTGGCAGAAGTCCCAGACGAGCCTGAGCCTCAGCAAGTGGCTGCATCAGCAGATGCTGCAAACGATGTGGAAACCCTCGAGGCAGAGCTGCAGGCACTGGAGGGGAATGAGgaaccacagcagcaaccgccCAGTCCGCCCACCAACTCGCACAGAGCCCCAGCACAGGGCAATGTCATAGATTTAGACACCCCATCGCCGCCAAAGAAACGCAAGCGTCTATCCGCTGCAGACACAAGCCTCAAGAAGTCGCCCGAGTCGACAAAAGCACCAGCGCCGCCGCCAGAGGACGAAGATGATGGCTTGACCTGTCCCATCTGCCTGGACTCGTGGGAGATGAGCGGCGAACATCGTTTGGTCTCCCTGCGCTGCGGTCATTTGTTTGGCGAGGCCTGCATACGCCGCTGGCTGGGCGAGAGCCAGAAGCAGTCGTCCGTGAAGGTGTGCCCACAGTGCAAGACGAAGGCGACGTACAAGGACATTCGGCATCTGTATGCCAAGCGCATCCTCGTGGTGGACACCGAACTCAGGGatcagctggaggaggaacGGAGACGCAATCACATCCTAACCACAGAGCTGTCGGCCATTAAGCTGGCGCACTACGTGACCGCCGATAAGCTGCTGCAAACGACAAAGAAATACAACCAGCTGGTGTCCATGACCGAGGGCACTGGCGGCCGTGGCGCTTACTCCCTGCTGTCGGGTGCCACGAAGAAGCGTGTgcccctgcagcagctgcccatGCATCGCCTCTACATGGAGAAGAACTTTGAGATTACACGCGATCCCGGCTGCCGCGTGCTGCACTTCTCCGGCAGGCATTCGCTGCTGATGGCCAGCCAGAAGAGCGGCCAGAGTCTGTTCCCGGGCTATGGGGTGCGCTTCATTGATCCCTTGACCTTCCAGCCGCTGCAGTTCCTCTACACCACGCCCATGATGGTGCGGAATATCGCATTCAGTGACAcgaagcagctgctggctgtgtcCAGTCGCGAGTCCAAGATCAAGCTGTTCGATGTGCGCACCAAGCTGCAGTCCTGCATGGTCACGGCAAATGATAAGAAGCTGTGGGCGTGCGCTCTGGATCGGAATGATCGTGATAATATGCTCTATGGCGGCGATCTGCGAGGCGGTGTCTACATTTATGACGTGCGCTTTCCCGATAACATTCTCAGCCAATTTCAGGCCGATG AGAACTTTAGTCCTGTGATTCACATCGAGGCTGTGCCGCCGAATAAGACCTTCCACAATGGAGGATTCCTCGTCTGCCAGCTGTCCGCGTTGACTTTCTACGAATTTTGCACACCCGGCGAGGTGGCCCAGCCCACGCGACTCAATGTCGATGGACCGTTCCTGTCCATGCAGTACGATTATGTGCAGGACACGCTGCTCATTTCGGCACGCTGCAACCCGAGCTCGCCCAACTCGCGCTTTGTGCTCGGCCAACTGGACAAGATCGACAACATTCCGGTGCTGCGTGTGCGGGTGACCATCTATGGTCCGCCGGCCACGCCCATTATGACACGACCCACACAGCTGGGTGTCGAGGATAACACGCTGATTGTGGGCTACCTGCAGGAGAGCAAGCAACTGATGCTGCACGATGTGCGACGCGAGGAGCGTGTGCAAACGATGCCCGTCAACGAGGTGATCTACGACTTTTGTCCagtgagcaacaacaatggctcCTATTTGGCTGCACTGACCGACAACAAGTGTCGCGTTTACAAGCTTAACAGCACGGGTTAG